The Flavobacterium commune genome contains a region encoding:
- a CDS encoding hydroxymethylglutaryl-CoA lyase codes for MEPIKIIECPRDAMQGIKTFIPTERKVSYIQSLLRVGFDTIDFGSFVSPRAVPQMQDTAAVLDQLDLSKTTSKLLAIIANTQGAKTASEFEPIQYLGFPFSISENFQMRNTHKTIAESIISLEEILEIADKNNKEVVAYLSMGFGNPYGDPWNVDIVGEWTEKLAAMGVKILSLSDTIGSSTPEVIQYLFSNLIPKYPQIEFGAHLHTTYDKWFEKIEAAHQAGCRRYDGAIQGFGGCPMAKDELTGNMPTEKLLSYFTVNKENLKLNPLSFESAYNEASKLFGTFY; via the coding sequence ATGGAGCCAATCAAAATTATAGAATGTCCGCGCGATGCCATGCAAGGCATTAAAACATTTATTCCTACCGAAAGGAAAGTGTCGTACATTCAGTCTTTGTTGCGGGTAGGATTTGATACTATCGATTTTGGCAGTTTTGTTTCGCCAAGAGCAGTTCCGCAAATGCAAGATACAGCTGCTGTTCTAGACCAATTGGATTTATCTAAAACCACAAGTAAATTATTAGCTATTATTGCTAATACTCAGGGAGCGAAAACAGCTTCTGAATTCGAGCCCATTCAGTATTTGGGTTTTCCTTTTTCAATTTCTGAAAATTTTCAAATGCGTAATACGCATAAAACCATTGCAGAATCGATTATTAGTTTGGAGGAAATTCTGGAAATTGCCGATAAAAATAATAAAGAAGTGGTAGCTTATTTGTCTATGGGCTTTGGTAATCCTTATGGAGATCCTTGGAATGTGGATATTGTGGGCGAGTGGACTGAAAAATTAGCGGCAATGGGAGTGAAAATACTTTCACTTTCGGATACCATCGGGAGTTCTACGCCGGAAGTGATTCAATACTTATTTTCGAATTTGATTCCAAAATATCCTCAGATTGAGTTTGGAGCACATTTGCATACTACTTATGATAAATGGTTCGAAAAAATAGAAGCAGCCCATCAGGCGGGTTGCCGTCGATATGATGGTGCCATTCAGGGATTTGGTGGTTGCCCAATGGCAAAAGACGAGTTGACAGGAAATATGCCAACTGAGAAGTTGCTGTCTTATTTTACAGTCAATAAAGAGAATTTAAAATTGAATCCGTTGAGTTTTGAAAGTGCTTACAATGAGGCTTCTAAGTTATTTGGAACTTTTTATTAG
- a CDS encoding quinone-dependent dihydroorotate dehydrogenase, with product MYKQFIRPLFFCFDPEKIHHFTFSLVRVTSKIPGFSALYRSLYLVNDKRLETEVFGLKFKNPVGLAAGFDKDAKLYKELSNFGFGFIEIGTLTPKGQEGNPKTRLFRLREDSAIINRMGFNNGGVMEAVERLKSNPGVLIGGNIGKNKVTPNEEATSDYEICFDALYDYVDYFVVNVSSPNTPNLRALQDKEPLTQLLQTLQNKNLAKPKQKPILLKIAPDLTDEQLLDIIDIVNETKIAGVIATNTTISREGLQSANKTEMGGLSGKPLTKRSTEVIRFLSQKSNKAFPIIGVGGIHSADDAIEKLEAGASLVQLYTGFIYEGPALVKAINKKILSRL from the coding sequence ATGTATAAACAGTTTATCCGACCGCTATTTTTTTGTTTTGATCCTGAAAAAATACATCATTTTACGTTTTCGTTAGTTCGCGTTACTTCTAAAATACCTGGTTTTTCAGCTCTTTACAGATCGCTTTATTTGGTAAATGACAAAAGATTAGAAACGGAAGTTTTTGGGTTGAAATTTAAAAATCCTGTTGGTTTAGCTGCCGGTTTTGATAAGGATGCCAAATTGTACAAGGAGTTGTCTAATTTTGGTTTTGGTTTCATCGAAATAGGGACTTTAACACCAAAAGGGCAGGAAGGAAATCCTAAAACACGTTTGTTTCGTCTTAGAGAGGATTCGGCAATTATTAATCGAATGGGATTTAATAATGGTGGTGTGATGGAAGCTGTTGAAAGACTGAAATCGAATCCCGGAGTTTTAATTGGAGGAAATATAGGTAAAAATAAAGTAACTCCTAACGAGGAAGCAACTTCGGATTACGAAATTTGTTTTGATGCTCTATACGATTATGTGGATTATTTTGTGGTGAATGTGAGTTCGCCAAATACGCCAAATTTACGCGCTTTGCAGGATAAAGAGCCGTTGACGCAGTTGTTGCAAACTTTGCAGAATAAAAATTTGGCTAAGCCAAAACAAAAACCAATTCTGTTAAAAATTGCTCCTGATTTGACTGACGAGCAATTGTTAGATATTATCGATATTGTGAATGAAACCAAAATTGCAGGTGTAATTGCTACTAATACTACCATTTCGCGTGAAGGTTTACAATCGGCAAATAAAACTGAAATGGGCGGATTATCAGGAAAACCGTTGACGAAACGTTCTACTGAGGTGATTCGTTTTCTTTCACAAAAAAGCAATAAGGCTTTCCCGATTATAGGGGTAGGAGGAATTCATTCTGCCGATGATGCTATCGAAAAATTAGAAGCGGGAGCCAGTTTGGTACAATTGTACACCGGTTTTATTTATGAAGGTCCAGCCTTAGTAAAAGCCATCAATAAAAAGATTTTAAGTCGTTTGTAA
- a CDS encoding DUF1003 domain-containing protein: MNINKNWHQQHYDSLEFGSRIADSVAKGMGSWRFIIIQTVFVIIWMGLNLIAYFKHWDAYPFILLNLLFSTQAAYAAPIIMMSQNRQNERDRIQAQEDYDTNKEAKLEIEALATKLNSIDVEKLDKIIQMLENMK; this comes from the coding sequence ATGAATATCAATAAAAACTGGCATCAGCAACATTATGATAGCCTGGAATTCGGGAGCCGTATTGCCGATTCAGTAGCCAAAGGAATGGGTTCTTGGCGATTTATAATCATTCAAACAGTATTTGTAATCATTTGGATGGGATTGAATCTTATTGCTTATTTTAAGCATTGGGATGCCTATCCTTTTATCTTGCTCAACCTTTTATTTTCTACTCAGGCGGCTTATGCTGCACCTATAATCATGATGTCACAAAACCGTCAAAACGAAAGGGATCGCATCCAGGCTCAGGAAGATTATGACACCAATAAAGAAGCAAAACTTGAAATCGAAGCTTTGGCAACAAAACTCAACTCTATTGATGTAGAAAAATTAGATAAAATAATCCAAATGCTGGAAAATATGAAATAA
- the pepT gene encoding peptidase T, which produces MQNIIDRFISYVTIDTESNPDSKTTPSTEKQWVLANKLVEELKAIGMQDVTINNKAYIMATLPSNVEHEVPTIGFVSHFDTSPDFCGANVKPQIVTDYDGKDIVLNAKQNIILSPDYFKDLLQYKGQTLITTDGTTLLGADDKAGITEIVTAMEFLIKNPEIKHGKIRIGFTPDEEIGRGAHFFDVEKFGAQWAYTMDGSQIGELEYENFNAASAKITFKGKSVHPGYAKGKMINSMLIANAFINELPSEEVPEKTKGYQGFYHVHHLNGNIEETIVELIIRDHNLKKFEKRKEKIQKIARKINRKFAKQFGEDIVIAEIKDQYYNMKEKVLPVKHIVDIAEKAMRELNIKPIIKPIRGGTDGSQLSYMGLPCPNIFAGGHNFHGKYEYVPVESMQKAVEVIVKIAELTALPDFGLEQTKKTKKKK; this is translated from the coding sequence ATGCAAAATATTATTGATCGTTTTATCAGTTACGTAACTATTGATACCGAATCCAATCCTGATTCAAAAACAACTCCAAGCACAGAAAAACAATGGGTTTTAGCCAATAAATTAGTCGAAGAACTAAAAGCTATTGGAATGCAAGACGTTACTATAAACAACAAAGCATACATCATGGCAACTTTGCCAAGTAATGTTGAGCACGAAGTACCTACAATAGGATTTGTATCACATTTTGACACCTCGCCTGATTTTTGCGGAGCTAATGTAAAACCACAAATTGTAACTGATTATGATGGAAAAGACATTGTTTTGAATGCGAAACAAAACATTATTTTATCACCAGATTATTTCAAAGATTTATTGCAATACAAAGGTCAAACCTTAATTACCACTGACGGAACAACTCTATTAGGTGCAGATGACAAAGCCGGAATTACCGAAATTGTTACCGCCATGGAATTCCTTATTAAAAACCCGGAAATCAAACACGGAAAAATAAGAATTGGATTCACCCCTGATGAAGAAATTGGTCGTGGGGCACACTTTTTTGACGTGGAAAAATTTGGAGCACAATGGGCTTACACCATGGACGGAAGTCAGATAGGCGAATTAGAATATGAAAATTTTAATGCGGCTTCCGCCAAAATAACTTTCAAAGGAAAAAGCGTCCATCCGGGCTATGCCAAAGGAAAAATGATTAACTCCATGTTAATTGCAAATGCCTTTATTAATGAATTACCTTCAGAAGAAGTTCCTGAAAAGACGAAAGGTTATCAGGGTTTTTATCATGTACATCACCTCAACGGAAACATCGAAGAAACGATTGTTGAATTGATTATCAGAGACCACAACCTGAAAAAATTTGAAAAGAGAAAAGAAAAAATCCAAAAAATAGCGCGCAAAATCAACAGGAAATTTGCTAAGCAATTTGGAGAAGATATTGTTATTGCCGAGATTAAAGATCAATATTACAATATGAAAGAAAAAGTACTTCCTGTAAAACATATTGTGGATATTGCCGAAAAAGCAATGAGAGAACTAAATATCAAACCCATCATCAAACCCATTCGTGGCGGAACTGACGGTTCGCAATTATCGTACATGGGATTACCTTGTCCTAACATTTTTGCCGGCGGACATAATTTTCATGGAAAATACGAATATGTTCCTGTAGAAAGTATGCAAAAAGCCGTAGAAGTAATTGTAAAAATTGCCGAATTGACTGCCTTACCTGATTTTGGCTTAGAGCAAACAAAAAAGACCAAAAAGAAGAAATAG
- a CDS encoding peptidylprolyl isomerase gives MAVLSKIRQRSALMIAVIALALFAFLIGDLFQSGTFSSTSKDVGSINGKDISFEDFRLKVSEVEKSGQGITPTAAANRVWEQEVSVALLTSEFDKLGLRVGEKHIIEILKADQNIGQNPMFQNAAGMFDLAKFKDYFKANPAQAEYLKQREKDAVLNAKYQIYSTLVQSASYTTKAEGKLKYRMEADKANFSYVGALFSSIKDSEVKVTDAEILEYMKKNEKRYKAEESRSVEYVLIEDKPSAADVAEVKARVNALLTGSVVYNQATAKNDTLAGFRTAANVIEYVNSNSDIPYDSTYVAKKDLPAVDADRLFNLAPGEVYGPYVYGDYYCISKSLGKKLGVNAKASHILISYEGAQVPNQREKRTKEEAKAKAEEVLAQVNANPESFMMLAFQYSDDSSAQQGGDLGYFGPNQMVKPFNDFVFSSSIGKIGLVETNFGFHIIKVTDKQDGIRLATVAQKLEASEATSDEIFAKATQFEMDAADKDFNKLAKDMKLKVAPAVSVKAMDETFGSLGNQRNIIRWAFEDGTKVGSVKRFEVANLGNVIATVKNIDDSGFAPIDQVRPFVETKLKNAKKAELLKAKMNGSSLEAIAKATGSKVEQAVNVTLDNPVLNGGVGQEPRVVGNAFALAANKISAPIEGNTGVYVVKTTSIIKAPAVKDVSPYVAKVKAQSAGDVNRVLPALKDIADIKDNRKLFNY, from the coding sequence ATGGCAGTTTTATCAAAAATTAGACAACGATCCGCTTTAATGATTGCAGTAATTGCACTGGCTTTATTTGCATTTCTAATAGGTGATTTGTTTCAGAGTGGTACATTTAGCAGTACTTCAAAAGATGTAGGAAGCATCAATGGAAAAGATATTTCATTTGAGGATTTTAGACTTAAAGTTAGTGAGGTTGAAAAAAGTGGTCAAGGAATCACTCCTACAGCTGCAGCTAACAGAGTTTGGGAACAAGAAGTTTCTGTGGCTTTGCTAACTTCTGAATTTGATAAATTAGGATTGAGAGTGGGTGAAAAACACATCATCGAAATTTTAAAAGCTGACCAGAATATCGGTCAAAATCCAATGTTCCAGAATGCTGCGGGTATGTTTGATTTGGCTAAATTTAAGGATTACTTTAAAGCAAATCCTGCACAGGCAGAATATTTGAAACAAAGAGAAAAAGATGCTGTACTTAATGCAAAATACCAAATTTACAGCACTTTGGTACAATCTGCTTCTTATACAACTAAGGCTGAAGGAAAATTGAAATATAGAATGGAAGCTGATAAGGCTAATTTCTCTTATGTTGGAGCTTTATTTTCGTCAATCAAAGACAGTGAAGTAAAAGTAACTGATGCTGAGATTTTAGAATACATGAAGAAAAACGAAAAAAGATACAAAGCAGAAGAATCCCGTTCAGTAGAATATGTTTTGATAGAAGACAAACCATCTGCAGCAGACGTGGCTGAGGTAAAAGCCAGAGTTAACGCTTTATTGACAGGAAGTGTGGTTTACAATCAGGCTACTGCTAAGAATGATACTTTAGCCGGATTTAGAACAGCTGCAAATGTTATTGAATATGTAAACTCAAATTCGGATATCCCTTATGATTCGACTTATGTTGCTAAAAAAGATTTGCCGGCTGTAGATGCTGACAGATTATTTAATTTAGCTCCGGGCGAAGTTTACGGACCTTATGTTTATGGAGATTATTATTGTATTTCAAAATCTTTGGGTAAAAAATTAGGTGTTAATGCTAAGGCAAGTCATATCTTAATTAGTTACGAAGGAGCGCAGGTTCCTAATCAAAGAGAAAAGAGAACTAAAGAAGAGGCAAAAGCTAAGGCTGAAGAGGTTTTAGCTCAGGTTAATGCTAATCCGGAAAGTTTTATGATGTTAGCTTTCCAGTATTCTGATGATTCATCTGCACAACAAGGTGGTGATTTGGGGTATTTTGGGCCTAACCAAATGGTGAAACCTTTTAATGATTTTGTATTCAGTAGTAGTATTGGTAAAATCGGTTTAGTAGAAACTAATTTCGGATTCCACATTATAAAAGTTACTGATAAGCAAGACGGAATTCGTTTGGCTACTGTAGCTCAAAAATTAGAAGCTTCTGAGGCTACTTCAGATGAAATCTTTGCAAAAGCTACTCAATTCGAAATGGATGCAGCTGATAAAGATTTTAATAAATTAGCAAAAGATATGAAACTTAAGGTAGCTCCTGCGGTTTCTGTAAAAGCAATGGATGAGACTTTTGGTTCTTTAGGAAACCAAAGAAATATTATTAGATGGGCTTTTGAAGACGGTACTAAAGTGGGTTCAGTAAAACGTTTTGAAGTTGCTAATTTAGGTAACGTAATTGCAACAGTTAAAAATATTGATGATTCCGGATTTGCACCAATTGATCAGGTAAGACCATTTGTTGAAACTAAATTAAAGAATGCTAAAAAAGCCGAATTGTTAAAAGCTAAAATGAATGGAAGTTCACTTGAAGCTATTGCTAAGGCTACAGGTAGCAAAGTAGAGCAAGCGGTTAATGTAACCTTGGATAACCCAGTATTGAACGGTGGTGTTGGTCAGGAGCCAAGAGTAGTAGGAAACGCATTTGCTTTAGCAGCTAACAAAATATCAGCTCCTATTGAAGGTAACACAGGAGTTTATGTAGTGAAAACTACAAGTATTATCAAAGCTCCGGCAGTAAAAGATGTTTCTCCTTATGTTGCAAAAGTAAAAGCGCAATCAGCAGGAGATGTAAACAGAGTGTTGCCTGCTCTTAAAGATATTGCTGATATTAAAGACAACAGAAAACTGTTTAATTACTAG
- a CDS encoding hemolysin family protein: MEISIIILCLILSAFFSGMEIAFISSNKIYLELEKKQDGFISKILTKLTEKPSKFIAAMLIGNNIALVVYGFFMGDLIMKWVTSFSYHFSDFLSLFIQIVISTVIVLITAEFLPKVFFQIYSNSLIKFFAVPAYGFYLLFYFISTFLIWVSDFILKKFFRTEGDQVQLYFSKVELGNYITEQMSTVEDDEEVDSEIQIFQNALEFSGVKARDIMTPRTEIVAVDLYDSVAELKDLFVQTGYSKIVVYENSLDEIVGYVHSFDLFKKPKHIKSVVIAVEYVPETIYIKDVMDLLTKKRKSVAVVLDEYGGTSGIITVEDIVEELFGEIEDEHDLDEELIEKELEEGVYLFSTRFDVEYLNQTYKFQIPESDSYGTLGGFIVDFTKEIPQKGDVIAIENYHFVIEEATNKKIELVKMTVKE, from the coding sequence ATGGAAATTAGTATTATAATTCTATGTCTAATACTATCTGCATTTTTTTCAGGGATGGAAATTGCGTTCATCTCTTCCAATAAAATTTATCTTGAACTTGAGAAAAAACAAGACGGTTTTATCTCCAAAATCCTCACTAAACTTACTGAAAAACCATCTAAGTTTATAGCTGCAATGCTTATTGGGAACAATATAGCATTAGTAGTTTATGGTTTTTTTATGGGAGATCTCATTATGAAATGGGTAACTTCTTTTAGTTATCATTTTTCAGATTTTCTGAGTTTGTTTATTCAAATAGTGATTTCTACGGTGATTGTTTTGATTACAGCCGAGTTTTTGCCAAAGGTTTTTTTTCAAATTTATTCCAATAGTTTAATCAAGTTTTTTGCCGTTCCGGCTTATGGTTTCTATTTGCTTTTCTATTTTATTTCGACATTTTTAATTTGGGTTTCCGATTTTATTTTGAAGAAATTCTTTCGAACCGAAGGAGATCAGGTTCAATTGTATTTTTCGAAAGTAGAATTAGGGAATTATATCACTGAGCAAATGAGTACGGTGGAAGATGACGAAGAAGTGGATTCGGAGATTCAGATTTTTCAAAATGCACTGGAATTTTCGGGAGTAAAAGCGCGTGATATTATGACGCCAAGAACCGAAATTGTGGCTGTAGATTTGTATGATTCGGTGGCTGAACTCAAAGATTTATTTGTGCAAACCGGTTATTCTAAAATTGTGGTTTATGAGAATTCATTAGACGAAATTGTAGGTTATGTGCATTCGTTTGATTTGTTTAAAAAACCCAAACATATCAAATCAGTGGTTATTGCTGTCGAATATGTTCCTGAAACCATTTATATTAAAGATGTCATGGATTTGCTTACTAAAAAGCGAAAAAGTGTGGCCGTGGTTTTGGACGAATACGGAGGGACTTCAGGTATTATTACGGTGGAAGATATTGTTGAAGAGCTTTTTGGCGAAATTGAAGACGAACATGATTTAGACGAAGAATTAATCGAAAAAGAATTAGAAGAAGGCGTTTATCTTTTTTCGACCCGATTTGATGTAGAATATTTAAATCAGACCTATAAATTTCAGATTCCTGAGAGTGATTCCTACGGAACTTTGGGGGGATTTATTGTCGATTTTACAAAAGAAATTCCTCAAAAAGGCGATGTTATTGCCATTGAGAACTATCATTTTGTGATTGAAGAGGCAACAAATAAAAAAATTGAATTAGTAAAAATGACGGTAAAAGAGTAA
- the lptC gene encoding LPS export ABC transporter periplasmic protein LptC, whose translation MFMVVTALAVTLFFGCESNFKKVQKINFTEFTPSGDADNVHLKYTDSGLIKAVLLSSKMLDYATVDFPFTEFPKGVDVTLYDKKAKKTRVTSNYAVSYKQTNIIDLQGKVKIVSQDGQMLETEQLYYDQKNEWFFTEKKFKFTDLKGASNGQGIDFSKDFKVINSQRITGEVLTAE comes from the coding sequence ATGTTTATGGTAGTCACGGCCTTAGCTGTGACTCTGTTTTTTGGGTGCGAAAGTAATTTTAAAAAAGTACAAAAAATTAATTTTACCGAATTTACTCCCTCAGGTGACGCCGACAATGTTCATCTAAAATACACCGATTCGGGTTTGATAAAAGCAGTTTTGCTTAGTTCAAAAATGCTGGATTATGCTACTGTGGATTTTCCTTTTACCGAATTTCCTAAAGGAGTTGATGTTACTTTGTATGATAAAAAAGCAAAAAAAACCCGGGTAACATCTAATTATGCAGTTTCATACAAGCAAACCAATATTATTGATTTGCAGGGAAAAGTAAAAATTGTTTCCCAGGACGGACAAATGTTAGAGACCGAACAATTGTATTATGATCAAAAAAACGAATGGTTTTTTACCGAGAAAAAGTTTAAATTTACTGATTTAAAAGGCGCTTCAAACGGTCAGGGAATTGATTTTAGCAAAGATTTTAAAGTAATTAATTCACAAAGAATAACAGGCGAAGTTTTAACAGCCGAATAA
- a CDS encoding type III pantothenate kinase encodes MILTVDVGNTQIKAAVFEGDTILERFVFDKKALEKKIEKILEKFETIAHLVVSSVAYVEKQSFLAFEDKVKVHFVSNEDSFPFSNNYGTPKTLGIDRMVLAAGATLLYPNQNRLIIDAGTCVTYDFVDENNVYQGGAIAPGLRLRYESLNQFTAKLPLLTLQSPESYIGKSTAESIHSGVVNGLVYEIDGFIDEYKAACTKIIIILTGGDADFLAKRLKNTIFANSNFLLESLSQTFQYKIKND; translated from the coding sequence ATGATATTAACTGTTGATGTGGGGAATACCCAAATTAAAGCGGCTGTTTTTGAGGGTGATACCATTTTGGAGCGTTTTGTTTTTGATAAAAAAGCCCTTGAGAAAAAGATAGAAAAAATTTTAGAAAAATTTGAAACAATAGCTCATTTGGTGGTTTCTTCGGTAGCATATGTCGAAAAACAATCTTTTTTAGCATTCGAAGATAAGGTTAAGGTTCATTTTGTTTCAAATGAAGATTCTTTTCCGTTTTCCAATAATTATGGGACTCCAAAAACTTTAGGAATTGACCGTATGGTACTTGCTGCAGGAGCTACTTTGTTATATCCCAATCAAAACAGATTGATAATCGATGCAGGAACCTGTGTTACCTATGATTTTGTCGATGAAAATAATGTATATCAGGGCGGTGCCATTGCGCCGGGATTGCGGTTGCGATATGAATCTTTGAATCAGTTTACGGCAAAACTTCCGTTGTTGACTTTGCAAAGTCCAGAAAGCTATATCGGAAAATCAACAGCTGAATCCATACATTCGGGTGTGGTTAACGGATTGGTCTATGAGATTGACGGTTTCATAGATGAATATAAGGCAGCTTGTACAAAAATTATCATAATTTTAACGGGTGGTGATGCAGATTTTTTGGCTAAACGATTAAAAAATACCATATTTGCCAATTCAAATTTCCTTTTGGAAAGTTTGAGCCAAACATTTCAATACAAAATCAAAAATGATTAG
- the chrA gene encoding chromate efflux transporter, which produces MVDKAELKDLAKLFLKLGIIGFGGPAAHIAMMREEVVVRRKWLTEQHFLDLIGATNLIPGPNSTEMAIHVGHEKAGWKGLLIAGLCFILPAVFITGIFAWLYKQFGQLPRVQPFVYGIKPAIIAVILGAIFPLAKKSLKSFELLIVGLLVLSCSLLGINEIYLMFGAGFLALFLDSIRNKSLRNTNSVFPLAFLPITKTVFLSVTNSNLFLIFLKIGAILYGSGYVLFAFLDTELVATGFLSRAQLIDAIAVGQFTPGPVFSSVTFIGYQINGLSGAVVATIGVFLPSFVFVVLLNPLVKKMRNSNSFAVFLDAVNVASVAIIVAVCVLMTKETITDWRTILIAVLSIGVSFGYKKLNSAFVVLGGSLMGYLLALL; this is translated from the coding sequence ATGGTAGATAAAGCAGAATTAAAAGATTTAGCAAAGCTTTTTTTAAAACTCGGTATAATTGGTTTTGGCGGTCCTGCGGCTCATATTGCAATGATGCGGGAAGAAGTAGTTGTAAGGCGAAAGTGGTTAACGGAGCAACATTTTTTAGATTTAATAGGTGCGACCAATTTGATTCCGGGGCCTAATAGCACCGAAATGGCTATTCATGTTGGACATGAAAAAGCAGGCTGGAAAGGTTTATTGATTGCGGGACTTTGTTTTATTTTACCTGCGGTTTTTATAACAGGAATTTTTGCCTGGCTTTACAAGCAATTCGGGCAGCTTCCTCGGGTGCAGCCTTTTGTTTACGGAATAAAACCTGCAATAATTGCTGTGATTCTGGGGGCTATTTTTCCATTGGCAAAAAAATCATTAAAATCATTCGAATTGCTCATCGTTGGTCTTCTGGTTTTAAGTTGTTCTTTGCTGGGTATTAATGAAATTTACCTGATGTTTGGAGCAGGATTTCTTGCTTTGTTTTTGGATTCTATTCGAAATAAATCCTTGAGAAATACCAATAGTGTTTTCCCTTTAGCTTTTTTGCCGATAACCAAGACCGTTTTTCTTTCGGTAACCAACTCAAATCTATTTTTGATTTTTTTAAAAATAGGCGCCATACTTTATGGAAGTGGTTATGTATTGTTTGCTTTTTTAGATACTGAGCTGGTCGCAACGGGATTTTTGTCAAGAGCTCAACTTATTGACGCTATCGCTGTTGGGCAATTTACACCGGGACCGGTTTTTTCTTCGGTAACATTTATTGGTTATCAAATTAATGGACTATCCGGAGCTGTTGTTGCTACTATTGGGGTTTTTCTGCCGTCTTTTGTTTTTGTTGTCTTACTGAATCCATTGGTTAAGAAAATGCGGAATTCAAATAGCTTTGCTGTATTTTTAGATGCCGTAAATGTGGCTTCGGTGGCAATTATTGTTGCTGTTTGTGTGCTAATGACCAAAGAAACCATCACAGACTGGCGTACTATTTTAATTGCGGTTTTGAGTATTGGAGTAAGTTTTGGTTACAAAAAACTAAATAGTGCGTTTGTTGTTTTGGGAGGTTCTTTAATGGGGTATTTGTTGGCGTTGCTGTAA
- a CDS encoding DoxX family protein — MLAKIISTNNSKTIILIRLIVGAVFLSEGIQKFLFPALRGAGRFEKIGLPSPEFLGSFVGAFEIICGLLLLIGLFSRLASIPLIVIMLVALAITKSEVYLEEGLWELIHESRTDWAMLLGSFFLLIEGSGGYSFDKMIIRNGR; from the coding sequence ATGTTAGCAAAAATAATCAGTACAAACAATTCTAAAACCATAATACTCATTCGTTTAATTGTGGGGGCAGTATTTTTATCAGAAGGTATTCAAAAGTTTTTATTTCCGGCACTTCGGGGAGCAGGAAGGTTTGAAAAAATAGGTTTGCCATCGCCTGAATTCTTAGGCAGTTTTGTTGGTGCGTTTGAAATTATTTGCGGTTTGTTGCTCTTAATCGGGTTGTTTTCAAGGTTGGCAAGTATTCCTTTGATTGTAATTATGCTTGTGGCATTGGCAATAACAAAATCAGAAGTTTATTTAGAGGAAGGATTATGGGAATTGATCCACGAAAGCAGAACTGATTGGGCAATGCTTTTAGGGAGTTTCTTTTTATTAATTGAAGGTAGTGGCGGTTACTCATTTGACAAAATGATAATAAGGAATGGTAGATAA